The following coding sequences are from one Paracoccus alcaliphilus window:
- a CDS encoding hydantoinase/oxoprolinase family protein codes for MTRYSLAIDIGGTFTDAVLLASDGRAFVDKTLTTHNNLLEGFFRGVELVTGRAGIGPAEVDDVVVHATTVVTNALIERKGPPVALLLTEGFRDILYIREEHRYDMYDPQIEFAEPLIPAERTFTLKERVYADGSVGMPVDPEEVRAVIAACRAKGIVSVAVCFLNAYRNGANEEQVREIFAREAPEIYVSLSSVIAPQMREYLRASTVAINAYTVPITRPYLTALIDELKARNFTQQPLIMLSNGGVIGAERASTMPVRMIESGPAAGALVACYFSRIFGIADLISFDMGGTTAKACMVQNHEPLVTGTFEVDRRYRFKPGSGMPITVPSIDMIEIGAGGGSIASVNDLGLLKIGPESAGSMPGPACYGRGGTDPCVTDADLVLGILNADRFLGGDMVLDLGAAQAAYDGLGADLGLSREQAAWGVFQLVCEQMAAATRTHATERGIDYRGLPLLAFGGAGPVHACMVAELTESPKVIYPPLASVLSAFGTLVTPAQIDLVRSHVALLEALDWDAVTQVLDSMTAEGALALGEAGIREEDYTFGFSVEMRYLGQQSEVRVHLTEDPRESRDIAAIQQLFEAEYARQYGLKLGDMKIEIVNWLVTASGRQPERSTAQAGATGSRHTETRPVFLRGQARDVPVWQRATIGPDDRIEGPVIIEERETTIFVLEDWVVTRHDSGSLVAEKKEEN; via the coding sequence ATGACCCGCTATTCGCTCGCCATTGATATTGGCGGCACATTCACCGATGCCGTGCTGCTGGCATCCGACGGCCGGGCCTTCGTCGACAAGACGCTGACCACGCATAACAACCTGCTGGAAGGTTTTTTCCGCGGCGTGGAACTGGTGACCGGCCGCGCCGGAATCGGCCCCGCAGAGGTTGATGATGTGGTGGTCCACGCGACCACGGTCGTCACGAATGCCCTGATCGAGCGTAAAGGCCCGCCGGTGGCGCTGCTGCTGACCGAAGGGTTCCGCGACATCCTCTATATCCGTGAGGAACATCGCTATGACATGTATGATCCACAGATCGAATTTGCCGAACCGCTGATCCCGGCAGAGCGCACCTTTACCCTGAAAGAGCGCGTCTATGCCGATGGCAGCGTGGGCATGCCGGTCGATCCCGAAGAGGTGCGCGCCGTGATCGCCGCCTGCCGTGCCAAGGGCATCGTTTCGGTCGCCGTCTGCTTTCTGAACGCCTATCGCAACGGCGCGAACGAAGAACAGGTGCGCGAGATCTTCGCGCGGGAGGCGCCCGAGATCTATGTCTCGCTCTCATCGGTCATCGCGCCGCAGATGCGCGAATATCTGCGCGCCTCGACCGTGGCGATCAATGCCTATACCGTGCCGATCACCCGGCCCTATCTGACCGCGCTGATCGACGAGCTGAAGGCCCGCAACTTCACCCAGCAGCCGCTGATCATGCTGTCCAACGGCGGTGTCATCGGTGCCGAACGCGCCAGCACCATGCCCGTGCGGATGATCGAAAGCGGCCCGGCAGCCGGGGCGCTGGTGGCCTGCTATTTCAGCCGCATCTTCGGGATTGCCGATCTGATCTCGTTCGACATGGGCGGGACCACGGCCAAGGCCTGTATGGTGCAGAACCACGAACCGCTGGTGACCGGCACATTCGAGGTGGACCGCCGCTATCGTTTCAAGCCCGGTTCCGGCATGCCGATCACCGTCCCCTCGATCGACATGATCGAGATCGGCGCCGGTGGTGGCTCCATCGCCTCGGTCAATGATCTGGGCCTGCTGAAGATCGGGCCGGAAAGCGCGGGCTCCATGCCCGGGCCGGCCTGCTACGGGCGCGGCGGCACCGACCCCTGCGTGACCGATGCCGATCTGGTGCTGGGCATCCTGAATGCCGACCGGTTTCTGGGCGGTGACATGGTGCTGGATCTGGGCGCGGCGCAGGCCGCCTATGACGGACTGGGCGCCGATCTGGGCCTGTCGCGCGAACAGGCGGCCTGGGGTGTTTTCCAGCTGGTCTGCGAACAGATGGCCGCCGCAACCCGCACCCATGCGACCGAACGCGGCATCGACTATCGCGGCCTGCCGCTTCTGGCATTTGGCGGCGCCGGGCCGGTCCATGCCTGCATGGTGGCCGAACTGACCGAAAGCCCCAAGGTGATCTATCCGCCGCTGGCCTCGGTTCTGTCGGCCTTCGGCACGCTGGTCACGCCCGCGCAGATTGATCTTGTCCGCAGCCATGTGGCCCTGCTGGAGGCGCTGGACTGGGATGCGGTGACGCAGGTTCTGGACAGCATGACCGCCGAGGGCGCGCTGGCGCTGGGTGAGGCCGGTATCCGCGAGGAAGACTATACTTTCGGGTTCTCGGTCGAGATGCGCTATCTGGGCCAGCAATCCGAAGTGCGGGTGCATCTGACCGAAGATCCGCGCGAAAGCCGCGACATCGCCGCGATCCAGCAGTTGTTCGAGGCAGAATATGCCCGGCAATACGGGCTGAAACTCGGTGACATGAAGATCGAGATCGTCAACTGGCTGGTCACGGCCAGCGGACGCCAGCCCGAGCGCAGCACCGCACAGGCCGGGGCCACCGGCAGCCGCCATACAGAGACCCGGCCGGTCTTCCTGCGCGGTCAGGCGCGCGACGTGCCGGTCTGGCAACGCGCCACCATCGGGCCGGACGACCGCATCGAGGGCCCGGTCATCATCGAGGAACGCGAAACCACGATCTTCGTCCTGGAGGACTGGGTGGTCACGCGGCACGACAGCGGCAGTCTGGTCGCGGAAAAGAAGGAAGAAAACTGA
- a CDS encoding IclR family transcriptional regulator, with protein MTESPTNQSTVAAFAILEEMATHSEPSRVTDLSNALGMPRARIYRYLQTLVSLGYVRQDPATERYRLTLKLFHLGQAIADGTQLTSVARPVMGAMRDRTCKTVTLSIPEDDGMRVIDIVRMEMPVQIITKPGALLPFDRSAQGKVALAFGALAVKTPAALEDEIARTRQTGWAVAPEQTLPGVNAISAPIFDVERRFVATITIVGSIQDIEPEPAAELIAAVMEAARTISSDLGCKEYPL; from the coding sequence ATGACCGAGTCCCCGACAAACCAGTCCACCGTTGCGGCCTTTGCCATTCTCGAGGAAATGGCCACCCATTCCGAACCCTCACGCGTGACAGATCTGTCCAATGCGCTGGGGATGCCCCGGGCGCGGATCTACCGCTATCTGCAAACCCTCGTCTCGCTGGGCTATGTGCGGCAGGATCCTGCGACCGAACGCTACCGCCTGACGCTCAAGCTGTTTCACCTGGGGCAGGCCATTGCCGATGGCACCCAGCTGACCAGCGTGGCGCGTCCGGTGATGGGCGCGATGCGCGACCGGACCTGCAAGACCGTGACGCTGTCGATCCCCGAAGATGACGGCATGCGGGTGATCGACATCGTGCGCATGGAAATGCCGGTGCAGATCATCACCAAACCCGGCGCGCTCTTGCCCTTCGACCGGTCTGCACAGGGCAAGGTGGCGCTGGCCTTCGGCGCGCTGGCGGTCAAGACACCCGCCGCGCTGGAAGATGAGATCGCCCGCACCCGCCAGACAGGCTGGGCCGTGGCGCCCGAACAGACGCTGCCCGGCGTCAATGCCATCTCGGCACCGATCTTCGATGTGGAGCGTCGCTTTGTCGCGACGATCACCATCGTCGGCTCGATCCAGGACATCGAACCCGAACCGGCGGCGGAGCTGATTGCCGCCGTCATGGAGGCGGCACGAACCATTTCGTCCGACCTCGGCTGCAAGGAGTATCCTCTATGA
- a CDS encoding TRAP transporter large permease: MTLYLAIFALCMILGVPIAFSLGLASVAYLFAYDQWQLMIGFPQKMIAGIDNFVLLTIPFFILAGNLMNSADLTRQIVRFAQMLVGRVRGGLAVVNVVASMMFSGISGAATSEASAIGSVMIPAMVRDGYKAAYAAALTAAGSILGSLVPPSLSLILYGVLTGTSIADLFLAGILPAFLICGLLIGYALWRARVEDHPMPQPVPREERLGLAMRAIPALLLPVIIVGGIRSGAFTPTEAAAVAALYALIIGGLLYRTLSPGKIGQAFYDTATMTAGVMLIVAMASMTSFILGIENIPRSIAAQLVSVSDNPWVLILLLNLVLLVLGLFLEPLAALVLAMPILNEVFPLLGLDPVQFGVMVVLNLMIGLITPPVGLCLFIVSAISRAPLERVSLAILPMIGICLFVLLMVAAVPSLSLLLPQILNR, encoded by the coding sequence ATGACCCTGTATCTTGCCATATTCGCGCTTTGCATGATCCTGGGCGTGCCGATCGCCTTTTCACTGGGCCTCGCCTCGGTCGCCTATCTGTTCGCCTATGACCAGTGGCAGCTGATGATCGGCTTTCCGCAAAAGATGATCGCGGGCATCGACAATTTCGTGCTTCTGACCATCCCGTTCTTCATTCTGGCCGGCAATCTGATGAATTCCGCCGATCTGACCCGGCAGATCGTGCGCTTTGCCCAGATGCTGGTGGGCCGCGTCCGGGGTGGGCTGGCGGTGGTGAATGTCGTGGCCTCGATGATGTTTTCGGGCATCTCGGGCGCGGCCACATCCGAAGCCTCGGCCATCGGCTCGGTGATGATCCCGGCGATGGTGCGCGACGGCTACAAGGCGGCCTATGCCGCAGCCCTGACGGCGGCCGGGTCGATCCTCGGCTCGCTGGTGCCGCCCTCGCTGTCGCTGATCCTTTATGGCGTGCTGACCGGCACCTCGATTGCCGATCTGTTTCTGGCGGGCATCCTGCCAGCGTTCCTGATCTGCGGGCTGCTGATCGGCTATGCCCTGTGGCGCGCACGGGTCGAGGATCATCCCATGCCCCAGCCCGTCCCGCGCGAAGAGCGGCTCGGGCTGGCGATGCGGGCGATCCCTGCCCTGCTGCTGCCGGTCATCATCGTCGGCGGCATCCGCTCGGGCGCCTTCACGCCGACCGAGGCGGCGGCGGTCGCGGCGCTTTATGCGCTGATCATCGGTGGCTTGCTCTATCGCACCCTGTCGCCCGGCAAGATCGGTCAGGCCTTCTATGATACGGCCACGATGACCGCCGGGGTGATGCTGATCGTCGCCATGGCCTCGATGACATCCTTCATTCTGGGGATCGAGAATATTCCGCGCAGCATTGCCGCGCAGTTGGTCTCGGTCAGTGACAACCCCTGGGTGCTGATCCTGCTGCTCAATCTGGTGCTGCTGGTTCTGGGCCTGTTTCTGGAGCCGCTGGCGGCGCTGGTGCTGGCCATGCCGATCCTGAACGAGGTGTTTCCGCTGCTGGGCCTCGATCCGGTGCAATTCGGGGTCATGGTGGTGCTGAACCTGATGATCGGGCTGATCACCCCGCCGGTCGGTCTGTGCCTGTTCATCGTGTCAGCCATCTCGCGCGCGCCGCTGGAGCGGGTCTCGCTCGCCATTCTGCCGATGATCGGGATCTGCCTTTTCGTGCTGCTCATGGTGGCTGCGGTGCCCTCGCTGTCGCTGTTGCTGCCACAAATTCTGAACAGGTGA
- a CDS encoding TRAP transporter small permease codes for MTLLALERPLRLALRYLLIGLIGGLLALMTTQIALRYGFNASLLWAEEVCRYLLIWIAFLAVVLAFERGEIAALGFLGALLPRRPALALAMFCTLLSIGLSLLLVWYGWRFAQMAGGAAIPALGFILRDIFGAAAPPTPGTFWVYAALPVGMGLLALRLIADLVLCFRTIAAGGTVADIIGDRTGGSHQ; via the coding sequence ATGACATTGCTGGCGCTTGAACGTCCGCTCCGCCTTGCCTTGCGCTATCTGCTGATCGGTCTGATTGGCGGGCTGCTGGCGCTGATGACCACCCAGATCGCCCTGCGCTACGGCTTTAACGCCTCCCTGCTCTGGGCCGAGGAGGTCTGCCGCTACCTGCTGATCTGGATCGCCTTTCTGGCCGTTGTCCTGGCCTTTGAGCGTGGCGAGATCGCCGCACTCGGCTTTCTGGGCGCGCTGTTGCCGCGCAGGCCCGCCCTGGCGCTGGCCATGTTCTGCACGCTGCTGTCCATCGGGCTGAGCCTGCTGCTGGTCTGGTATGGCTGGCGGTTTGCACAGATGGCCGGTGGCGCGGCGATCCCCGCGCTCGGCTTCATCCTGCGCGACATCTTTGGTGCCGCCGCCCCGCCGACACCCGGCACTTTCTGGGTCTATGCGGCGCTGCCCGTGGGTATGGGCCTGCTGGCGCTGCGGCTGATCGCTGATCTGGTGCTTTGCTTCCGCACCATAGCGGCGGGCGGCACCGTGGCCGACATCATCGGCGACCGCACCGGAGGATCGCATCAATGA
- a CDS encoding cupin domain-containing protein has product MTGPKIYRWSELPREDVRPGVSRTAFRGENSVMVMNWLEPGMEKRPHSHPFEQLAYILSGRVRFEIGDEVVEVGAGEVLRIPPDVVHCGEAMGDEVAVNLDVFAPPRADYLHLTRYQDEDFG; this is encoded by the coding sequence ATGACCGGACCGAAAATCTACCGCTGGTCCGAGCTGCCGCGTGAAGACGTGCGGCCGGGCGTATCGCGCACTGCCTTTCGGGGTGAAAACTCGGTGATGGTCATGAACTGGCTGGAACCGGGTATGGAAAAGCGGCCCCATTCGCATCCGTTCGAACAGCTGGCCTATATCCTGTCCGGCCGGGTGCGTTTCGAGATCGGCGATGAGGTGGTCGAGGTCGGCGCGGGCGAGGTGCTGCGCATTCCGCCGGATGTCGTTCATTGCGGCGAGGCGATGGGCGACGAGGTGGCGGTCAATCTTGATGTCTTTGCCCCGCCCCGTGCGGATTACCTGCATCTGACGCGGTATCAGGACGAGGATTTCGGCTGA
- a CDS encoding TRAP transporter substrate-binding protein, which yields MRKYLLTAAFALLPFGAAAQEVTIKMGHAASSQHLFQDGLEMFAEKVAAKTDGAIAIEVFGDRQLGDDKQLLEGLQIGLIEGALVSSPTLPLVLGIQAFDALQLPFAVQDYGQIAEVLGSDLGAELLATLDDKSIKGLGFVEAGQRHFLSRQPVASTADFAGLKTRIVPIPLHEATWHAVGVSPIGMAYGEVYSALETGTIDAVEINLSSVQSESLHDAAKHVTLTGHYFWPGIVMVSGRVWEGLSDEHKAALQEAAQETTAEAYAHAAAQEDDTRSYLEANGVTVTDLSDLDRMLELTAPVVTEWSDKDPLIGKFRDAYGAGQ from the coding sequence ATGAGGAAATATCTGCTGACAGCGGCTTTTGCCCTGTTGCCCTTTGGGGCGGCGGCGCAGGAAGTAACGATCAAGATGGGTCATGCGGCCTCGTCCCAGCACCTGTTTCAGGACGGGCTGGAGATGTTTGCCGAAAAGGTCGCGGCCAAGACCGATGGCGCCATTGCCATCGAAGTGTTTGGCGACCGCCAGCTGGGTGATGACAAGCAATTGCTGGAGGGGCTGCAGATCGGCTTGATCGAGGGCGCGCTGGTCTCGTCGCCAACCCTGCCGCTGGTGCTGGGCATCCAGGCCTTCGACGCGCTGCAACTGCCCTTCGCCGTGCAGGATTACGGCCAGATCGCCGAGGTTCTGGGATCGGATCTCGGGGCCGAACTGCTGGCGACGCTGGACGACAAGTCGATCAAGGGTCTGGGCTTTGTCGAGGCCGGGCAGCGGCATTTCCTGTCCCGCCAGCCGGTGGCCTCCACCGCCGATTTCGCGGGCCTCAAGACGCGGATCGTACCGATCCCGCTGCATGAGGCCACATGGCACGCCGTGGGTGTCAGCCCGATCGGCATGGCTTATGGCGAGGTCTATTCGGCGCTGGAAACCGGCACGATTGATGCGGTCGAAATCAACCTGTCTTCGGTCCAGTCCGAAAGCCTGCATGATGCCGCCAAGCATGTGACCCTGACTGGGCATTACTTCTGGCCGGGCATCGTGATGGTATCGGGCCGCGTCTGGGAGGGTTTGAGCGATGAGCACAAGGCCGCCCTGCAGGAAGCCGCGCAGGAAACCACCGCCGAGGCCTATGCCCATGCCGCTGCACAGGAAGACGATACCCGCAGCTATCTGGAAGCAAATGGCGTCACTGTCACCGACCTGTCCGACCTTGACCGGATGCTGGAACTGACAGCGCCGGTGGTCACCGAATGGTCAGACAAGGATCCGCTGATCGGCAAGTTCCGCGATGCCTATGGCGCAGGCCAGTAA
- a CDS encoding AMP-binding protein, whose product MNPAEWLQRSAERGPDRPALMLGTDLVADYAGFRDRAFAAAGALQAQGLQPGDRVAIFAANSPDYLVALYAIWAMGAVAVPINAKLHPREAAWIVADAGAALVMVDAAHGQALSSLCADIRCLFLDGPDWQAMQQGARATIHPTDPQDLVWIFYTSGTTGKPKGVMLTSANLVAMSLCYMADVDPVTPDDAALYAAPMSHGAGLYNFMHVMQGARHVVPPSGGFDAAEVLALAARLDNVSMFAAPTMVRRLVEAARASSSRGEGLRTVVYGGGPMYVADIIEAVEVLGPRFVQIYGQGECPMAISALSRAEVADRSHPDWRMRLGSVGRAQSAVRLRIADADGRPLPQGEVGEILVQGLPVMAGYWRNPEASATTLRNGWLWTGDMGRIDPDGCLTLHDRSKDVIISGGTNIYPREIEEALLEHPAVLEVSVIGRADAEWGEVPVACIVTGPAQPTPAELDQHCLDRIARFKRPKEYVFLGSLPKNNYGKVLKTLLRETAI is encoded by the coding sequence ATGAACCCGGCGGAATGGCTGCAACGCAGCGCTGAACGCGGGCCGGACCGGCCTGCCCTGATGCTGGGGACCGATCTGGTTGCGGATTATGCAGGCTTTCGCGACCGCGCCTTTGCCGCCGCCGGGGCGCTGCAAGCACAGGGCCTGCAGCCCGGCGACCGGGTGGCCATCTTTGCCGCCAACAGCCCCGATTATCTGGTGGCGCTTTATGCCATCTGGGCCATGGGCGCCGTGGCCGTGCCGATCAATGCCAAACTGCACCCGCGTGAGGCCGCGTGGATCGTGGCTGATGCAGGCGCGGCGCTTGTCATGGTCGATGCCGCACATGGGCAAGCGCTGTCCAGCCTATGTGCCGATATCCGCTGTCTGTTTCTCGATGGGCCGGACTGGCAGGCGATGCAACAGGGCGCGCGCGCCACGATCCATCCCACCGATCCGCAGGATCTGGTCTGGATTTTCTACACCTCGGGCACGACCGGCAAGCCCAAGGGGGTGATGCTGACATCGGCCAATCTGGTCGCCATGTCACTGTGCTACATGGCCGATGTCGATCCCGTCACGCCGGATGACGCGGCGCTTTATGCGGCGCCGATGTCCCATGGTGCCGGGCTCTACAATTTCATGCATGTGATGCAGGGGGCGCGGCATGTGGTGCCGCCCTCGGGCGGGTTTGACGCGGCAGAGGTACTGGCGCTGGCGGCCCGTCTGGACAATGTCTCGATGTTCGCCGCGCCGACCATGGTGCGCCGTCTGGTTGAGGCTGCACGCGCCAGCAGCAGCCGGGGTGAGGGCCTGCGCACCGTCGTCTATGGCGGCGGGCCGATGTATGTCGCCGATATCATCGAGGCGGTCGAGGTGCTGGGCCCGCGTTTCGTGCAGATCTATGGTCAGGGCGAATGCCCCATGGCGATCAGCGCCCTGTCGCGGGCCGAGGTGGCCGACCGCAGCCATCCCGACTGGCGGATGCGGCTGGGCTCGGTCGGGCGGGCGCAATCCGCCGTGCGGCTGCGCATCGCAGATGCCGATGGCAGACCCCTGCCCCAGGGCGAGGTGGGCGAAATTCTGGTGCAGGGTCTGCCGGTAATGGCCGGCTACTGGCGCAACCCCGAGGCCAGCGCGACCACGCTGCGCAACGGCTGGCTCTGGACCGGCGATATGGGGCGGATTGATCCGGATGGCTGCCTGACCCTGCATGACCGGTCCAAGGATGTGATCATCTCGGGCGGCACCAACATCTACCCGCGCGAGATCGAGGAGGCGCTGCTGGAACATCCTGCCGTGCTGGAAGTCTCGGTCATTGGCCGTGCAGATGCAGAATGGGGCGAGGTTCCGGTGGCCTGTATCGTGACCGGACCGGCACAACCAACCCCTGCGGAACTGGATCAGCACTGTCTGGATCGCATCGCGCGGTTCAAGCGGCCCAAGGAATATGTGTTCCTCGGATCGTTGCCCAAGAACAATTATGGCAAGGTTCTCAAGACCTTGCTGCGTGAAACCGCAATCTGA
- a CDS encoding acetyl-CoA acetyltransferase: MDARIVGWGHTPFGRHEDSLEALIVTAAREAIASAGLEAAQIDGIWLGHFNAGMVRDGFAASLALQADDALRFTPATRLENACASGSAAIHAARNAIRAGEARIALVIGAEKMTGLDTAGVTDALMQAGYAAEEDGQSFPRIFARFAEAYFQANGDQSRALARIAAKNHRNALDNPLAHLRKDLGEEFCATVSDKNPMIAPPLRLSDCSLISDGAAALILVAEDLATEFDHAIGFRAAVHLNDYLPMSRRDLLAFEGPTRAFAQAYARAGITVDDLDFAEVHDCFTIAELLTYEAMGLAPQGRGAEAINSGRVLKGGGLPVNLSGGLKAKGHPVGATGVSMHVLAARQLAGTAGAMQVPDARLGCVFNMGGSAVASYVSILERMGGRA, translated from the coding sequence ATGGATGCAAGGATCGTGGGCTGGGGGCACACCCCCTTTGGTCGCCATGAGGACAGTCTTGAGGCGCTGATCGTCACCGCCGCGCGCGAGGCCATCGCCTCGGCGGGCCTTGAGGCTGCGCAGATCGACGGTATCTGGCTGGGCCATTTCAACGCAGGCATGGTGCGCGACGGCTTTGCGGCCTCGCTGGCCCTGCAGGCAGATGACGCGCTGCGTTTCACCCCCGCCACGCGGCTGGAGAATGCCTGCGCCAGCGGCTCGGCCGCGATCCATGCCGCCCGCAATGCCATCCGCGCAGGCGAGGCGCGCATCGCGCTGGTGATCGGCGCCGAAAAGATGACCGGGCTGGATACGGCGGGCGTGACCGATGCGCTGATGCAGGCGGGCTATGCCGCCGAAGAGGACGGGCAGAGCTTTCCGCGCATCTTCGCCCGTTTCGCCGAGGCCTATTTTCAGGCCAATGGCGACCAGAGCCGGGCTCTGGCCCGGATCGCCGCCAAGAACCACCGCAATGCGCTGGACAATCCGCTGGCGCATCTGCGCAAGGATCTGGGCGAGGAATTCTGCGCGACCGTCTCTGACAAGAACCCGATGATTGCCCCGCCGCTGCGGCTCAGCGACTGTTCGTTGATCTCGGACGGTGCGGCGGCGCTGATCCTTGTGGCCGAGGATCTGGCGACGGAATTCGATCATGCCATCGGCTTTCGCGCGGCGGTGCATCTGAACGATTACCTGCCGATGTCGCGCCGCGACCTGCTGGCATTTGAAGGCCCCACACGGGCCTTTGCACAGGCCTATGCTCGCGCCGGGATCACGGTCGATGATCTGGATTTCGCCGAGGTGCATGATTGCTTCACCATCGCCGAACTGCTGACCTATGAGGCGATGGGGCTGGCCCCGCAGGGCCGCGGTGCCGAGGCGATCAACTCTGGCCGGGTGCTCAAGGGTGGTGGGTTGCCTGTGAACCTTTCGGGCGGGCTGAAAGCCAAGGGGCATCCGGTCGGGGCCACCGGGGTCTCGATGCATGTGCTGGCCGCGCGGCAGCTGGCGGGCACCGCCGGGGCCATGCAGGTGCCCGATGCCCGGCTGGGCTGCGTGTTCAACATGGGCGGATCGGCTGTGGCCAGCTATGTCTCGATCCTCGAACGCATGGGAGGCCGGGCATGA
- a CDS encoding PAS and helix-turn-helix domain-containing protein has product MDDLAQLGFANAPVGLVVTANRRIDLCNARFAAIFGYRMQDLQGRRLALLYPSTEEYDRIGRIGLAEMKATGRYDDERVMRRRDGSHFWCRVQGQSLDAANPFSRAVWSMTDISAARPLVQLTRRERQVAMLLVEGRTSKDIARALSISPRTVEAHRQKLNAKLEVRNTAECVARLAGIPGLDAGGG; this is encoded by the coding sequence GTGGATGATCTGGCCCAGTTGGGCTTTGCCAATGCGCCCGTCGGTCTGGTCGTCACGGCCAACCGCAGGATCGACCTGTGCAACGCGCGTTTCGCGGCGATCTTTGGCTACCGGATGCAGGACCTGCAGGGCAGGCGCCTTGCGCTGCTTTATCCTTCGACCGAGGAATATGACCGGATCGGGCGCATCGGGCTGGCCGAGATGAAAGCCACCGGGCGCTATGACGATGAACGCGTCATGCGCCGCCGCGATGGCAGCCATTTCTGGTGCCGGGTTCAGGGCCAGTCGCTGGATGCCGCCAATCCCTTCAGCCGCGCGGTCTGGAGCATGACCGATATCTCCGCAGCCCGCCCGTTGGTACAGCTGACACGGCGCGAACGTCAGGTGGCGATGCTGCTGGTCGAGGGGCGCACCAGCAAGGATATCGCCCGGGCGCTGTCGATCTCGCCGCGCACGGTCGAGGCGCACCGGCAAAAGCTGAACGCCAAGCTGGAGGTGCGCAACACCGCCGAATGCGTGGCCCGTCTGGCGGGCATTCCGGGGCTGGATGCGGGCGGCGGCTGA
- a CDS encoding amino acid synthesis family protein: protein MILEAAGGGDKVEGYGKAAVVGLDGELEHANAMIRSRWPVSCIHCFRIVRD from the coding sequence ATGATCCTTGAGGCGGCAGGCGGCGGCGACAAGGTCGAGGGTTATGGCAAGGCCGCCGTTGTCGGGCTGGACGGCGAGCTGGAACATGCCAATGCCATGATCAGATCGCGTTGGCCGGTTTCATGCATCCATTGTTTCCGGATTGTCCGCGACTGA
- a CDS encoding GntR family transcriptional regulator, with protein sequence MDRLRQAIVTGRFASGDRLVERSLCDQLGVSRSVVREAIRYLEAEGPVETLPRSGPVVATLDWPRARQIYDIRRLLEAEAAAACAAAADPVVEARLRAALDGMQLAKGSGRPDGLLAATTSFYEVIFTAAGHEVAWEIVQRLNGRISRLRAITLASTDRSISGHAHMQRICAAICNRDPAAAAAAVHAHLKDAAEIARASLEAPQ encoded by the coding sequence GTGGATCGTTTGCGGCAGGCCATCGTGACCGGCCGTTTTGCCAGCGGAGACCGGCTGGTGGAGCGCAGCCTCTGCGACCAGCTGGGCGTTTCCCGGTCGGTCGTGCGCGAGGCGATCCGCTATCTGGAGGCCGAGGGTCCGGTGGAGACCCTGCCCCGCAGCGGCCCCGTGGTGGCAACGCTGGACTGGCCGCGCGCGCGTCAGATCTACGATATCCGCCGCCTGCTGGAGGCAGAGGCCGCCGCAGCCTGTGCCGCCGCAGCCGATCCCGTGGTCGAGGCGCGGTTGCGTGCCGCGCTGGACGGGATGCAGCTGGCCAAAGGCAGCGGTCGGCCCGATGGATTGCTGGCCGCCACGACCAGCTTTTACGAGGTGATCTTTACCGCCGCCGGGCATGAGGTCGCATGGGAAATCGTGCAGCGCCTGAACGGTCGTATCTCGCGCCTGCGGGCAATCACGCTGGCCAGCACAGACCGCAGCATCTCGGGCCATGCGCATATGCAGCGGATCTGCGCCGCGATCTGCAACCGCGATCCGGCGGCGGCAGCGGCGGCGGTCCATGCCCATCTGAAGGATGCCGCTGAGATCGCCCGCGCAAGCCTCGAGGCGCCGCAATGA
- a CDS encoding DUF1330 domain-containing protein, giving the protein MTAYWIAHVTVTDPAAYAGYQALAPAAFARHGAQFLARGGLSETLEGPSLDRHVVIAFPSLQAARDCYHSPEYQAARAARDQACIAHVVIVDGVEGA; this is encoded by the coding sequence ATGACCGCCTATTGGATCGCCCATGTCACAGTGACCGATCCGGCCGCCTATGCCGGATATCAGGCCCTGGCCCCGGCGGCATTCGCCCGGCATGGCGCGCAGTTTCTGGCGCGGGGCGGGCTGTCGGAGACGCTGGAGGGCCCATCGCTCGACCGGCATGTGGTCATCGCCTTTCCCAGCCTTCAAGCCGCGCGCGATTGCTATCATTCGCCCGAATATCAGGCAGCCCGCGCCGCGCGCGATCAGGCCTGCATCGCCCATGTGGTGATTGTCGACGGGGTCGAGGGCGCCTGA